In a single window of the Myxococcus fulvus genome:
- a CDS encoding TIGR02266 family protein: protein MNAPGSTTREAVFVVDDSRTAREVVRLHLARLGCEPVTLEGGEACLAELARRAPMLILMDLRMERMQGDEVCRAVKSHPAGRNVPVIMFTSAGEPHEVMHCWRAGADDFLPKPVALEALQAKLVAVRNARERAKEGPPKGRRVLLVEGGRFLHTFLGGSLEQEGLHVLYARDAQDAEALAAEHGAQLDGFLVDVSRAPRETLALAARLRDANPKKPLVLLSRAEESGEVLARAQALSGAPLLEKRHLGADELLGRVLSRLTPDRVPLRAAERVPFFTVVEFAPLAGGAALTGFSHDASPEALFVRTLTPAREGTRLSLKVSLAGQRAPCSAEATVVWANSPRAPGAFRAPAGMGLRLERMDPALTQQFVRFVPRTHGFPLTGNPRASGF from the coding sequence ATGAACGCGCCCGGCTCCACCACGCGGGAGGCCGTGTTCGTGGTGGACGACTCGCGCACCGCGCGCGAGGTGGTGCGGCTGCACCTGGCCCGGCTGGGCTGCGAGCCGGTGACGCTGGAGGGCGGCGAGGCGTGTCTGGCGGAGCTGGCCCGCCGCGCGCCCATGCTCATCCTGATGGACCTGCGCATGGAGCGCATGCAGGGCGACGAGGTGTGCCGCGCGGTGAAGTCGCACCCCGCGGGCCGCAACGTGCCCGTCATCATGTTCACCTCCGCCGGCGAGCCGCACGAGGTGATGCACTGCTGGCGCGCGGGCGCGGATGACTTCCTGCCCAAGCCCGTGGCGCTCGAGGCGCTGCAGGCCAAGCTGGTGGCGGTGCGCAACGCCCGCGAGCGCGCGAAGGAGGGGCCTCCCAAGGGGCGCCGCGTGCTGCTCGTCGAGGGTGGCCGCTTCCTGCACACGTTCCTGGGCGGCTCGCTGGAGCAGGAGGGCCTGCACGTCCTCTACGCGCGCGACGCGCAGGACGCGGAGGCGCTCGCGGCCGAGCACGGCGCGCAGCTCGACGGCTTCCTCGTCGACGTGTCGCGCGCCCCGCGAGAGACGCTGGCCCTGGCCGCGCGGCTGCGCGACGCGAACCCGAAGAAGCCGCTGGTGCTCCTGTCGCGCGCGGAGGAGTCCGGTGAGGTGCTCGCCAGGGCGCAGGCCTTGTCGGGCGCGCCGCTGCTGGAGAAGCGCCACCTGGGCGCGGACGAGCTGCTGGGGCGCGTGCTGTCGCGGCTGACGCCGGACCGCGTCCCCCTGCGGGCCGCCGAGCGCGTGCCCTTCTTCACCGTGGTGGAGTTCGCGCCGCTGGCCGGAGGCGCCGCGCTGACGGGCTTCAGCCACGACGCCAGCCCCGAGGCCCTCTTCGTGCGCACGCTCACCCCGGCGCGCGAGGGCACCCGGTTGTCGTTGAAGGTGTCGCTCGCCGGACAGCGCGCGCCGTGCTCGGCGGAGGCCACCGTCGTCTGGGCCAACTCGCCGCGCGCCCCCGGCGCCTTCCGTGCACCGGCGGGCATGGGCCTGCGCCTGGAGCGCATGGACCCGGCGCTGACGCAGCAGTTCGTCCGCTTCGTGCCGCGGACTCACGGATTTCCCCTCACGGGGAATCCACGCGCCTCAGGTTTCTGA
- a CDS encoding beta-propeller domain-containing protein: MRRWKRYGWVGLVAVAAVGCDDEKTYAPVENEPVAQEARLDAFEGCEALEQHIEDTATKRMRASVESMRPRGLQWWFGDGAAPPTGVPMPSEDNGGAGAPRGPDDYTGTNNQVAGVHEADFVQNDGNHIFVLSGSKLYVNRSWPADQLTRVSSLAIEGQPREMLYDKERQRLVIASQVYEERPGRPSVWGDSPMMGAPLPDCAGLRCGYMQGGTLKVTVVDVSNLASPQVKQQVFLPGGYLTARRVDSAVRLVMTDEFRWPSDVRFYPEYSRELENRDKMNAALDALIVKNEKLIRDQTLADWVEPGRRVAADGTTTALPFSCSDFFHANAPTGLGFVTVLSLDLDTVEGAAPLGRTSVVSAPGVVYASTESLYLSANHWWWQQVAEQSDHSYIHKFDIREPARATYVGSGSVAGVLVNQFAMDEHEGVLRVATTVTTWRTEGNGDGVSTPTTNGPDTVSRLVTFAPKNGRLEELGRSEDLAPTERIFSARFVGKKGYIVTFRQTDPLFTFDLSDPAHPRKVGELKIPGFSTYIHPLGDTHLLTFGEDRDEDGSWRNRALKLSLFDVSDLANPREAFTHRMGTTGSNSEALHDHKAFNYFAAKGLVAVPFVDWDYSRADYWSGFTSELRVFRVDTATGFTPVGAVSARDMFQRFEHPHWSWYWAPEVRRSVMADDFVYAITDAGIRVANVGALQTPLATTYFDAPVP, from the coding sequence ATGCGGCGATGGAAGCGCTACGGATGGGTGGGGCTGGTGGCGGTGGCTGCGGTGGGTTGTGACGACGAGAAGACGTATGCGCCGGTGGAGAACGAGCCGGTGGCGCAAGAGGCGCGGCTGGATGCCTTCGAGGGCTGCGAGGCGCTGGAGCAGCACATCGAGGACACGGCGACGAAGCGGATGCGCGCGTCGGTGGAGTCGATGCGGCCCCGCGGCCTGCAGTGGTGGTTCGGCGACGGCGCGGCGCCTCCCACGGGCGTGCCCATGCCGTCCGAGGACAACGGTGGCGCGGGCGCGCCGCGCGGCCCCGACGACTACACGGGCACCAACAACCAGGTGGCCGGCGTGCACGAGGCGGACTTCGTGCAGAACGACGGCAACCACATCTTCGTGCTGTCCGGGTCCAAGCTGTATGTGAATCGCTCCTGGCCCGCGGACCAGCTCACGCGCGTGTCGTCGCTGGCCATCGAAGGCCAGCCGCGCGAGATGCTCTACGACAAGGAGCGCCAGCGGCTGGTCATCGCGTCGCAGGTGTACGAGGAGCGTCCCGGCCGTCCCTCGGTGTGGGGTGACTCTCCGATGATGGGCGCGCCCCTGCCCGACTGCGCGGGCCTGCGCTGCGGCTACATGCAGGGCGGCACGCTGAAGGTGACGGTGGTGGACGTGTCGAACCTGGCGTCGCCCCAGGTGAAGCAGCAGGTGTTCCTGCCGGGCGGCTACCTCACCGCGCGCCGCGTGGACAGCGCCGTGCGGCTGGTGATGACGGACGAGTTCCGCTGGCCCTCGGACGTGCGCTTCTACCCCGAGTACTCCCGAGAGCTGGAGAACCGCGACAAGATGAACGCGGCGCTCGACGCGCTCATCGTCAAGAACGAGAAGCTCATCCGCGACCAGACGCTGGCGGACTGGGTGGAGCCCGGTCGCCGGGTGGCGGCGGATGGCACCACCACCGCGCTGCCGTTCTCCTGCTCGGACTTCTTCCATGCCAACGCGCCCACGGGCCTGGGCTTCGTGACGGTGCTGTCGCTGGACCTGGACACCGTGGAGGGCGCGGCGCCGCTGGGCCGCACCAGCGTGGTGTCCGCGCCGGGCGTGGTGTACGCGTCCACCGAGTCCCTGTACCTGTCCGCCAACCACTGGTGGTGGCAGCAGGTGGCGGAGCAGTCCGACCACTCGTACATCCACAAGTTCGACATCCGTGAGCCGGCGCGCGCCACGTACGTGGGCAGCGGCTCGGTGGCCGGAGTGCTGGTCAACCAGTTCGCCATGGACGAGCACGAGGGCGTGCTGCGCGTGGCCACCACGGTGACGACGTGGCGCACGGAGGGCAATGGTGACGGCGTGTCGACGCCCACCACCAACGGCCCGGACACCGTGAGCCGGCTGGTGACGTTCGCCCCGAAGAACGGGCGGCTGGAGGAGCTGGGGCGCAGCGAGGACCTGGCGCCGACCGAGCGCATCTTCAGCGCGCGCTTCGTGGGCAAGAAGGGCTACATCGTGACCTTCCGCCAGACGGACCCGCTCTTCACCTTCGACCTGAGCGACCCGGCCCATCCGCGCAAGGTGGGCGAGCTGAAGATTCCGGGCTTCTCCACGTACATCCACCCGCTGGGTGACACGCACCTGCTCACCTTCGGCGAGGACCGCGATGAGGACGGTAGCTGGCGCAACCGCGCGCTGAAGCTGTCGCTGTTCGACGTGAGTGATTTGGCCAACCCCCGCGAGGCCTTCACCCACCGGATGGGGACGACCGGCTCCAACAGCGAGGCCCTGCACGACCACAAGGCGTTCAACTACTTCGCGGCCAAGGGCCTGGTGGCGGTGCCCTTCGTGGACTGGGACTACAGCCGCGCCGACTACTGGTCCGGCTTCACCAGCGAGCTGCGTGTGTTTCGCGTGGACACGGCCACGGGCTTCACGCCGGTGGGCGCGGTGTCGGCGCGGGACATGTTCCAGCGCTTCGAGCACCCGCACTGGAGCTGGTACTGGGCGCCGGAGGTGCGACGCAGTGTGATGGCGGATGACTTCGTGTACGCCATCACCGACGCGGGCATCCGCGTGGCCAACGTGGGGGCGCTCCAGACGCCGCTGGCCACCACGTACTTCGACGCGCCGGTGCCCTGA
- a CDS encoding MATE family efflux transporter gives MSTAVLPPQTEVTRSPLRTEFKALTKLAVPIAIAQGGQALMGLVDTLVMGHAGTSALASAGLGNGLFFAVSSFGMGLMMGLDPLLSQAIGARNESRARALLWQGGWLALVSGVVLWMLLLLTPAVLPMAGVVEPELTQTRDYLIWRAPCLPLMLAFMTVRTYLTSTANIRPLIVATLAANVVNLLADLLLVFGGAGLPEWTGPLRLVPALGVVGAAVDSVLCTALQLGIVLWAVKRLPAPETKPTRRPVWADLAQAAKIGTPAGLHIAAEIGVFALAGVLAAGLGPASMGAHQIAISFSSLTFTVAVGIGNAGSVRVGWAVGGRDSAQARLSGFMAFASGAGFMALGALVFALFPTALAKLGGAPADVLPLAVPLLMVSAVFQVFDGVQGVGAGVLRGAGDTRFTFVANMVGHYAIGLPLTLLLGFKLGMGVLGIWWGLCAGLIFVALALLWRFHRVSSGTLRPIEA, from the coding sequence ATGTCCACCGCCGTCCTGCCGCCCCAGACCGAGGTCACCCGCTCTCCTTTGCGCACGGAGTTCAAGGCGCTGACGAAGCTGGCGGTGCCCATCGCCATCGCGCAGGGCGGTCAGGCGCTCATGGGCCTGGTGGACACGCTGGTGATGGGGCATGCGGGCACGTCCGCGCTGGCGTCCGCGGGCCTGGGCAACGGCCTGTTCTTCGCGGTCAGCAGCTTCGGCATGGGGCTGATGATGGGCCTGGACCCGCTGCTCTCGCAGGCCATCGGCGCTCGCAACGAGTCCCGTGCCCGCGCGCTGTTGTGGCAGGGCGGCTGGCTGGCGCTGGTGTCGGGCGTGGTGCTGTGGATGCTGTTGCTGTTGACGCCCGCGGTGCTGCCCATGGCGGGCGTGGTGGAGCCGGAGCTCACCCAGACGCGCGACTACCTCATCTGGCGCGCGCCCTGCCTGCCGCTGATGCTGGCCTTCATGACGGTGCGCACGTACCTGACGTCCACCGCGAACATCCGGCCCCTCATCGTGGCGACGCTGGCGGCGAACGTGGTGAACCTGCTCGCGGACCTGCTGCTCGTCTTCGGCGGCGCGGGGCTGCCGGAGTGGACGGGGCCGCTGCGGCTGGTGCCGGCGCTGGGCGTGGTGGGCGCGGCGGTGGACTCGGTGCTGTGCACGGCGCTGCAGTTGGGAATCGTGCTGTGGGCCGTCAAGCGCCTGCCGGCGCCGGAGACGAAGCCGACGCGGCGGCCGGTGTGGGCGGACCTGGCGCAGGCGGCGAAGATTGGGACGCCCGCGGGGCTGCACATCGCCGCGGAGATTGGCGTGTTCGCGCTGGCGGGCGTGCTGGCGGCGGGCCTGGGGCCGGCGAGCATGGGCGCGCACCAGATCGCCATCTCGTTCTCCAGCCTCACCTTCACGGTGGCGGTGGGCATCGGCAACGCGGGCAGCGTGCGTGTGGGCTGGGCGGTGGGAGGACGGGACTCGGCGCAGGCGCGGCTCAGTGGCTTCATGGCCTTCGCGAGCGGCGCGGGCTTCATGGCGCTGGGCGCGCTGGTGTTCGCGCTGTTCCCCACGGCGCTGGCGAAGCTGGGCGGGGCGCCCGCGGACGTGCTGCCCCTGGCGGTGCCGCTCTTGATGGTGAGCGCGGTGTTCCAGGTGTTCGACGGGGTGCAGGGCGTGGGCGCGGGCGTGCTGCGCGGCGCGGGCGACACGCGCTTCACCTTCGTGGCGAACATGGTGGGGCACTACGCCATCGGTCTGCCGCTGACGCTGCTGCTGGGCTTCAAGCTGGGCATGGGCGTGCTGGGCATCTGGTGGGGCCTGTGCGCGGGGCTCATCTTCGTGGCCCTCGCGCTCCTGTGGCGCTTCCACCGCGTCAGCTCCGGCACGCTGCGCCCGATTGAGGCGTGA
- a CDS encoding esterase family protein: MELLLYGHSGEPVLLLPTSRGRFFQAEDFGLIGAIADRVQSGRYVIVCPDSVDDESWFNKSVHPHDRVARHQEWEQYLLNEVVPLLMSRSTGGRLTLAGCSFGGFHTYNVGLRHPHVFRRLISMGGKFETDEFLDGHQDHDVYFHSATQWLPNVHDNSQLAALQRVEMVLAVGEHDFCRPSNEHLSSLLWKKDIGNQLAIWQGGNHDWPVWREMIQQYLPW; encoded by the coding sequence ATGGAGCTCCTGCTCTACGGCCACTCCGGGGAGCCCGTGCTGCTGCTGCCCACCAGCCGCGGCCGCTTCTTCCAGGCCGAGGACTTCGGCCTCATCGGCGCCATCGCCGACCGCGTCCAGTCCGGCCGCTACGTCATCGTGTGCCCGGACTCCGTGGACGACGAGTCCTGGTTCAACAAGTCCGTGCACCCGCACGACCGCGTCGCCCGGCACCAGGAGTGGGAGCAATACCTGCTCAACGAAGTCGTGCCGCTGCTCATGAGCCGCAGCACCGGTGGGCGCCTCACCCTGGCCGGGTGCAGCTTCGGCGGCTTCCACACGTACAACGTGGGCCTGCGCCACCCGCACGTCTTCCGCCGGCTCATCTCCATGGGCGGCAAGTTCGAGACGGACGAGTTCCTCGACGGCCACCAGGACCACGACGTCTACTTCCACTCCGCCACGCAGTGGCTGCCCAACGTCCACGACAACAGCCAGCTCGCCGCGCTCCAGCGCGTGGAGATGGTGCTGGCGGTGGGCGAGCACGACTTCTGCCGCCCCTCCAACGAGCACCTCTCCAGCCTGTTGTGGAAGAAGGACATCGGCAACCAGCTCGCCATCTGGCAGGGCGGCAACCACGACTGGCCCGTCTGGCGGGAGATGATTCAGCAGTACCTGCCCTGGTAG
- a CDS encoding aldehyde dehydrogenase family protein produces the protein MSQIELVGEPLLHLESSRLLAEARRVIPEAFDAQGRLLSPIAGAWVHPPAWFDARSPIDGQVFASLPLLSQAQAVQAVEKAAGEFLPWSARSLNARMHAVLDALDLLEDHRDLLVRVLAWDIGKTLPTACNDVDRCLTGLEWYLENIGPMLESRAPLGLVSNIASWNYPFSVLLLNVLVQTLAGNSVIAKIPTQGGGVSLTLAFALMRRARLPVSLAGGRGKDLSEALVGHPLIAGVAFIGGRANGAEVHRRLRDTNKRYALEMEGVNAYAITRFTDWDGLSRQIRAGFDFGKQRCTAYTRWVVEKSLVPRFVRAYVDAVSSLRVGHPLLSSHVDFGPLISASKVEELRALIDDARARGTEVLYEGTLTDDAFVPSQSRGSYIAPTLLFGVPRDSELYLREPFGPVDVLMSVDSEEELIREANVSQGALVASVATDDPQLAERLASQLQAFKVGINKLRSRGDREEPFGGKGGSWAGVFVGGTHLVHAFTEGPHALEGNWPD, from the coding sequence ATGTCGCAGATTGAACTCGTTGGTGAGCCCCTGCTTCACCTCGAAAGCTCCCGCCTGCTGGCCGAAGCCCGGCGAGTCATCCCCGAGGCCTTCGACGCCCAGGGCCGTCTGCTCTCCCCCATCGCGGGCGCCTGGGTCCACCCGCCCGCCTGGTTCGACGCGCGCTCGCCCATCGATGGCCAGGTGTTCGCGTCACTGCCACTCCTCTCGCAAGCCCAGGCCGTCCAGGCCGTGGAGAAGGCCGCCGGCGAGTTCCTCCCCTGGTCCGCCCGCTCGCTCAATGCGCGCATGCACGCCGTCCTCGACGCGCTGGACCTGCTCGAAGACCACCGGGATTTGCTCGTCCGCGTCCTCGCCTGGGACATCGGCAAGACGCTGCCCACGGCCTGCAACGACGTGGACCGCTGTCTCACGGGCCTCGAGTGGTACCTGGAGAACATCGGCCCGATGCTCGAGTCCCGCGCGCCGCTCGGCCTCGTGTCGAACATCGCCTCCTGGAACTACCCCTTCTCCGTCCTGCTGCTCAACGTGCTCGTGCAGACGCTCGCGGGGAACTCGGTCATCGCGAAGATTCCCACGCAAGGGGGCGGCGTCTCGCTCACCCTCGCCTTCGCGCTGATGCGCCGCGCGCGCCTCCCCGTGTCGCTCGCGGGCGGACGCGGCAAGGACCTCTCCGAGGCCCTCGTGGGCCACCCGCTCATCGCCGGCGTCGCCTTCATCGGCGGCCGCGCCAACGGCGCCGAGGTCCACCGCCGCCTGCGCGACACCAACAAGCGCTACGCCCTGGAGATGGAGGGCGTGAATGCCTACGCCATCACCCGGTTCACCGACTGGGACGGCCTCTCCCGCCAGATTCGCGCGGGCTTCGACTTCGGCAAGCAGCGCTGCACCGCCTACACCCGCTGGGTCGTCGAGAAGTCCCTGGTCCCCAGGTTCGTGCGCGCCTACGTGGACGCCGTGTCCTCGCTGCGCGTGGGCCACCCACTGCTCAGCAGCCACGTGGACTTCGGCCCGCTCATCTCCGCCAGCAAGGTGGAGGAGCTGCGCGCGCTCATCGACGACGCCCGCGCGCGCGGCACCGAGGTGCTGTACGAGGGCACGCTCACCGATGACGCCTTCGTCCCGAGCCAGTCGCGCGGGAGCTACATCGCGCCCACCCTGCTCTTCGGCGTGCCTCGCGACAGCGAGCTCTACCTGCGCGAGCCCTTCGGCCCCGTCGACGTCCTCATGTCCGTGGACTCCGAGGAGGAGCTCATCCGGGAAGCCAATGTCTCCCAGGGCGCGCTCGTCGCCTCCGTGGCCACCGATGACCCACAGCTCGCCGAGCGCCTCGCCTCCCAGCTGCAGGCCTTCAAGGTCGGCATCAACAAGCTGCGCTCCCGCGGAGACCGCGAGGAGCCCTTCGGCGGCAAGGGTGGCTCCTGGGCCGGCGTCTTCGTCGGAGGCACCCACCTGGTGCACGCCTTCACCGAGGGGCCCCATGCCCTCGAGGGGAACTGGCCGGACTGA
- a CDS encoding ArnT family glycosyltransferase: MKGRPYLPGGMDRPRDKDSHRPRRPPSQRRPGARVHLDTPGAIWYAPPSAPRSSPRATHRQPWWPLLLIAAGAWLLRIAGFFHRGGALGHPVDYDEGVYFSAAALLSQGLLPYRDYFFVHPPGIAVLLSPVAALSHGLGPALAFSVVRWLMPLAGALSTLLSGRIAQERWGTRAGLVAALAYAVYPEAVSTERGPFLEPLLNLTCLTLAWVSLRPTDNQRQTRRSDVLAGALLATACAIKLTAGAWVLAVAWARGMSREGSRVARVILVAAGVSLLWLGPFFLLAPDAMLQGLLRFQLLRPPDGDSSLTSRLLSILVDGRLGLTLVTAVGVTVALARTRQQDAGTERLFCAAWLLTVATFLASKSYWSQDNAHLAPTTAILTGLGADFIARKLHGARTQRIALAVTTLLILTTLPGVLRAAKQKDRFLLPLGDTLRSTVPTNSTLCAFEPAWAIAADRLPGLPRGTPAFVDPYGLMLNDALSAPTRFPNAETAFQGAHSQRTALQLLPRCDVLLLLGRGEWQLSDSSEQWVREHYTRDAELWRRNP, translated from the coding sequence ATGAAGGGTCGTCCCTACCTCCCCGGGGGTATGGACCGTCCCCGCGACAAAGACAGTCACCGTCCCAGACGTCCCCCGAGTCAACGGCGCCCGGGAGCCAGGGTTCACCTCGACACACCCGGGGCCATCTGGTACGCGCCCCCCAGTGCACCCCGGTCCTCACCCCGCGCCACGCATCGTCAGCCCTGGTGGCCCCTGCTGCTCATCGCGGCCGGCGCATGGCTCCTGCGCATCGCGGGCTTCTTCCACCGGGGCGGCGCGCTCGGCCACCCCGTGGACTACGACGAGGGTGTCTACTTCAGCGCCGCCGCGCTCCTCTCCCAGGGCCTGCTGCCCTATCGCGACTACTTCTTCGTCCACCCGCCCGGCATCGCCGTGCTGCTCTCCCCCGTGGCCGCGCTCTCACACGGTCTCGGCCCCGCCCTCGCCTTCTCCGTCGTCCGCTGGCTCATGCCGCTCGCGGGCGCACTCAGCACCCTGCTGAGCGGCCGCATCGCCCAGGAGCGCTGGGGCACTCGCGCGGGCCTCGTCGCCGCGCTCGCCTACGCCGTCTACCCCGAGGCCGTGTCCACCGAGCGTGGCCCCTTCCTCGAACCCCTCCTCAACCTCACCTGTCTCACCCTCGCCTGGGTCTCGCTCCGCCCCACCGACAATCAAAGACAGACACGACGAAGCGACGTGCTCGCCGGAGCCCTGCTCGCCACCGCCTGCGCCATCAAGCTGACCGCGGGCGCCTGGGTCCTCGCCGTCGCATGGGCTCGCGGGATGTCACGCGAAGGCTCGCGCGTCGCCCGGGTCATCCTCGTCGCCGCGGGCGTTAGCCTGCTGTGGCTCGGCCCCTTCTTCCTCCTCGCCCCGGACGCGATGCTCCAGGGCCTGCTGCGCTTCCAGCTCCTGCGCCCTCCCGACGGAGACTCGAGCCTCACCAGCCGCCTGCTCTCCATCCTCGTCGACGGACGCCTGGGCCTCACCCTCGTCACCGCCGTCGGCGTCACCGTGGCCCTCGCGCGCACGCGTCAGCAGGACGCCGGCACCGAGCGCCTCTTCTGCGCCGCGTGGCTCCTCACCGTCGCCACCTTCCTCGCCTCCAAGAGCTACTGGTCCCAGGACAACGCGCACCTCGCCCCCACCACCGCCATCCTCACGGGACTCGGCGCGGACTTCATCGCGCGCAAACTCCACGGCGCGCGCACCCAGCGAATCGCCCTCGCCGTCACCACCCTCCTCATCCTCACCACCCTCCCCGGCGTCCTCCGCGCCGCGAAACAGAAGGACCGCTTCCTCCTCCCGCTCGGTGACACGCTCAGGTCCACCGTCCCCACGAACTCCACCCTCTGCGCCTTCGAGCCCGCATGGGCCATCGCGGCCGACAGACTCCCCGGCCTGCCCCGCGGCACCCCCGCGTTCGTCGACCCGTACGGCCTCATGCTGAACGACGCGCTCTCCGCCCCCACGCGCTTCCCCAACGCGGAGACCGCCTTCCAGGGCGCACACTCGCAACGCACCGCCCTCCAGCTCCTCCCGCGCTGCGACGTCCTGCTCCTCCTCGGCCGAGGCGAGTGGCAGCTCTCCGACAGCAGCGAGCAATGGGTCCGCGAGCACTACACCCGCGACGCAGAGCTCTGGCGTCGCAATCCCTGA
- a CDS encoding CRISPR-associated endonuclease Cas3'': MMSDSEPSSGLTEEPLAHVTRDGRAHLLYEHLTEVGRLAALFAAREDMRLFCELAGRWHDLGKYRLHFQKRIRKENGFEFHLEVEGSTERDHSTAGSLWALRMDQRLWPVAMAIVGHHGGLRDSEDFGDRVGRPEKRKLLEESLAAGAPEDLRELPPFLDLGVAEKFSLHRREFWTRMLFSALCDADFLDTERFLNAARAADRRTSVTLERLSAALRAFLDRKQSGAPDTEVNRVRREVLSSVLASSSNPPGVFSLTVPTGGGKTLTSMAFGLEHALARGLRRVIVAIPYTSIIEQSAAVYREAFGESGCAVIEHHSSVDPDKETALNRVASENWDAPVIVTTTVQLLESLFACRTSACRKLHNIAGSVIVLDEAQTLPPALLTTILDGLTTLVEDYGCSVVICTATQPALGQRAGFPAGFPSIRELVPTELRAFERLRRVTVRWPESRKPISYEELADEVARERDVLAVVHSRDDARKLCALVDARVGSGTTLHLSALMCPEHRSRVLAEIQARKRRGEPVRLVATQLVEAGVDVDFAVVYRSMAGLDSLAQAGGRCNREGLLEGLGELRVYEAPTPPPRGVPQMALTVTRTLLAQDPDLDLSPDNFRRFFERLYANASLDGKGIQDLRAALRFKEVAKKFQLVEDEWSAPVVVPYDGCEPLLEELRRLGPSRERLRALQRFTVTVPRKLRDAWVAREMALIAADTVVYLGPERKSAYDETYGLVPGQVGLNDPALLIRG, encoded by the coding sequence ATGATGTCTGATAGTGAGCCTTCGTCCGGGCTGACCGAGGAGCCGCTCGCTCACGTCACACGCGATGGGCGTGCGCATCTCCTTTACGAGCACCTGACGGAAGTGGGGCGACTGGCGGCGCTGTTCGCGGCCCGCGAGGACATGCGCTTGTTCTGCGAGCTGGCAGGACGCTGGCATGACCTGGGCAAGTACCGGCTTCACTTCCAGAAGCGCATCCGCAAGGAGAACGGCTTCGAGTTCCATCTGGAGGTCGAAGGCTCCACGGAGAGGGATCACTCGACGGCGGGTTCTCTGTGGGCATTACGCATGGACCAACGGCTGTGGCCGGTGGCCATGGCCATTGTGGGACATCATGGTGGACTCCGTGACTCGGAGGATTTCGGAGACCGGGTCGGGCGGCCGGAGAAGCGGAAGCTCCTGGAGGAGTCGCTGGCCGCAGGGGCTCCCGAGGACCTGCGCGAGTTGCCTCCATTCTTGGACCTGGGTGTCGCCGAAAAGTTCTCGCTGCACAGGCGCGAGTTCTGGACGCGAATGCTCTTCTCCGCGCTATGCGATGCGGACTTCCTGGACACCGAGCGCTTCTTGAATGCCGCTCGTGCCGCGGATCGTCGCACCAGCGTGACTCTGGAGCGGCTCTCTGCCGCGCTGAGAGCCTTCCTGGACCGCAAGCAGAGCGGTGCTCCGGACACGGAGGTGAATCGTGTCCGGCGAGAAGTGCTCTCGTCCGTCCTGGCATCCTCGTCAAATCCGCCGGGTGTCTTCAGCCTCACCGTCCCCACGGGAGGAGGCAAGACGCTCACCTCCATGGCGTTCGGGTTGGAGCACGCCCTGGCACGTGGACTTCGACGGGTCATCGTCGCCATCCCGTATACGTCCATCATCGAGCAGAGTGCCGCCGTCTATCGGGAGGCCTTCGGCGAGTCAGGGTGTGCGGTCATCGAGCACCACTCATCCGTGGACCCTGACAAGGAGACGGCGCTCAACCGCGTCGCCAGTGAGAACTGGGACGCACCGGTCATTGTCACCACCACAGTGCAACTTCTGGAGAGCCTGTTCGCCTGTCGAACCTCGGCCTGCCGCAAGCTGCACAACATCGCCGGGAGCGTCATCGTGCTGGATGAGGCGCAGACGCTGCCCCCCGCTTTGCTGACGACCATCCTGGATGGATTGACGACGCTGGTGGAGGACTACGGCTGCTCGGTGGTCATCTGCACCGCGACTCAGCCCGCCTTGGGGCAGCGTGCTGGATTCCCCGCGGGATTCCCTTCGATTCGAGAGCTCGTCCCGACGGAGTTGCGTGCCTTCGAGCGACTGCGCCGCGTGACGGTACGCTGGCCCGAGAGTCGGAAGCCCATCTCCTATGAAGAGCTTGCCGATGAGGTGGCTCGAGAGCGTGATGTGCTCGCGGTGGTCCACAGTCGGGATGACGCGCGCAAGCTGTGCGCGCTGGTGGACGCCCGCGTCGGCAGCGGAACGACGCTGCACCTGTCCGCGCTGATGTGCCCGGAGCATCGCTCTCGCGTCCTCGCGGAGATCCAGGCGCGGAAGCGACGCGGAGAGCCAGTGCGACTGGTGGCGACCCAATTGGTCGAAGCCGGAGTGGACGTGGATTTCGCCGTCGTCTACCGGAGCATGGCGGGGCTGGATTCGCTGGCGCAGGCAGGCGGACGTTGCAATCGAGAGGGGCTCTTGGAGGGGCTCGGAGAGCTGCGGGTGTACGAGGCCCCGACGCCGCCGCCACGCGGAGTGCCTCAGATGGCGCTGACCGTGACGCGGACACTCCTGGCACAGGACCCTGACCTGGACCTGTCGCCCGACAACTTCCGACGGTTCTTCGAGCGGCTCTACGCGAACGCGAGCCTGGACGGGAAAGGCATTCAAGACCTCCGTGCGGCGCTCAGGTTCAAGGAGGTCGCCAAGAAGTTCCAGCTCGTGGAGGACGAGTGGAGCGCACCCGTGGTGGTGCCCTACGACGGATGCGAGCCATTGCTCGAGGAACTGCGACGGCTGGGGCCCTCCCGAGAGCGCCTGCGGGCCCTCCAGCGGTTCACGGTGACCGTGCCTCGCAAGCTACGGGATGCCTGGGTGGCGCGGGAGATGGCGCTGATTGCGGCGGACACCGTGGTGTACCTGGGGCCCGAGCGCAAGTCCGCCTACGACGAGACCTACGGTCTGGTGCCCGGCCAAGTGGGCCTCAACGACCCGGCTTTACTCATCCGCGGCTGA